Genomic window (Akkermansiaceae bacterium):
CCTTACGCGAAATACGACTACGCCACCAAGACCATCGGCGAAAAATTCGACCCCGCCGCGCCGAAGAACACCAGCCGCCTCAACACCGGCCTCACCGACCTTCCGCCCGCGAATCCTGCCTTCATCTGGTATCCCTACTCCGAGAGCAAGGAGTTCCCGGTCATGGAAAAAGGTGGCCGCAACGCCATGGCAGGCCCGGTCTATTACTACGACGCCAACCGCAAGCACAACATCCTGGGCAAGGAAGGCGACGCCACCCTGCTCACCTACGAGTGGATGCGCGGCAAGATCTACAAGGCGAAGCTCGGCAAGAACGAGGAGCTGGAAAGCCTCACCGTATTGGCCGACAAGTTCGTCCACCCGATGGATCTGAAGATGGCCGCCGACGGCAGCCTCTACCTCCTGGAATACGGCAGTGAATGGTGGTTCGGCACCAACGGCAAGGTCATCCATCTCACCCCGGAGTCCGGTAACAAGCCGCCCGTCGTGGAGGCGGAGAAGTCCGGCGACAAGGAGTTCAGGATCAAGTCCGCCACCGATCCGGAGAACGATCCGCTGACCATCACCTGGTATGCGACCACCGGAGCCACCGAGGTCAGCCTCGGCACCGGCAACACCGCCAAGCTGACCGCCGAAGGTGCGACCGAAGTCCGCGCCGTGGCCACCGATGGCAAGGGCAACACGACCGTCGCCCGCATCCCTCTGGTCGAAAAGGTGAAGCAGGAGCACCTGTCCCTCAAGATCGACGGCCAGCCGAAGTCCCTCGCCTTCGGCCAGGAACTCGCGATCAAGATCGACAACAAGAACATCCCGAATCCGGATGATGTCATCATCCGTGCCCGTTACATCCCGGCGACCGGTCACGACTCAGGCGGCCCGTCCGTCAGCTCCGAAGTGGAGAAGCTGCTCACCGCCCGCCTCTGCTTCGCCTGCCACCAGATCAACGTGCCATCCGTCGGCCCGAACTACGTGAACGTATCCCTGAAATACCGTGGCCAGGCGGACGCGGCGGACTTCCTGAAAGGCAAGCTGAAGAACGGCAGCACCGGCGTCTGGGGTGAAGTCCCGATGCCACCGCAGATCGCCGTGACCGATGCCGAAGCCGACCAACTCGTGAAGGCCATCCTCGGACTTTCCGAAGGATTCAGCGAAGCCAAGGGCATCGATACCAAGCTCAAGCTCTCACCAGCCCCCGCCGACGCCGCACCGGGTGGGGCCTGGGAAATCACCGCCGAGGCCCCGGGCTACCTGCCGTTCAAGCAACGGATCGCCGCAGGGAAGTGAGAGGCTGCATGGCAGGGACGCCATTCCATGGCGTCCGGCGGTGAAGATCCGCCACCACCCCACGATTCCATTTCATCCCAGGATCCCCCGTTGGATCTTGGGATGACGTCTGTCAGGGCATCGGCATTACAGCCCCCGCCCCCTCACAACAGCAACGAGTAAACCTCGCTGTCGTGCCACCCATCATAAATCTTCTCCGCCCTCCGCAGCGTTCCTTCATACTGGAACCCCAGCCGCCGGGGAATCGCCCGGCTTCGCGCGTTCTCAGGCGCGCAGCGGATCTCGATCTTCTGGAGCCGGTAATGCTCCCTGCCAATCCCGATCAGATCCTCCACCACCCGGGTCATGATGCCTTTCCCGTTGAACTCCTCCCCCAGCCAATACCCGATCGACCCAACGCCGTTCGTGCGGTCGATGGTGTT
Coding sequences:
- a CDS encoding PQQ-dependent sugar dehydrogenase, with translation MKFSLALTLTAALTATSFSQPLTRTTIATDLEDAMAFDIAPDGDIFLTEREGRLLRVRPSTGGIFEVAKIPVEHLKKTDRNSPYAREDGLQGIALDPDFAKNGHVFLYYSHPEKLVNRLARFTIKDGVLDLATEVIVLDVPIERANKVCHHGGALEWGPDGLLYLSTGDNTNPFETDGFNPVDEREGHEYANALRSAGNTNDLRGKILRIKIKPDGTYSIPEGNLFKPGTPKTRPEIYVMGLRNPFRFSLDYKKGTLYWGEVGPDSGKDSERGPMGYDEVNQAKKAGFFGWPLIIADQKPYAKYDYATKTIGEKFDPAAPKNTSRLNTGLTDLPPANPAFIWYPYSESKEFPVMEKGGRNAMAGPVYYYDANRKHNILGKEGDATLLTYEWMRGKIYKAKLGKNEELESLTVLADKFVHPMDLKMAADGSLYLLEYGSEWWFGTNGKVIHLTPESGNKPPVVEAEKSGDKEFRIKSATDPENDPLTITWYATTGATEVSLGTGNTAKLTAEGATEVRAVATDGKGNTTVARIPLVEKVKQEHLSLKIDGQPKSLAFGQELAIKIDNKNIPNPDDVIIRARYIPATGHDSGGPSVSSEVEKLLTARLCFACHQINVPSVGPNYVNVSLKYRGQADAADFLKGKLKNGSTGVWGEVPMPPQIAVTDAEADQLVKAILGLSEGFSEAKGIDTKLKLSPAPADAAPGGAWEITAEAPGYLPFKQRIAAGK
- a CDS encoding GNAT family N-acetyltransferase; this translates as MFSRQLTDRIRLSLSVQAHAEELFALTERNRAFLRQWLPWLDMTTSVDDTRAFLERQLYGFANGDSLTATIFYDGKVAGVAGFNTIDRTNGVGSIGYWLGEEFNGKGIMTRVVEDLIGIGREHYRLQKIEIRCAPENARSRAIPRRLGFQYEGTLRRAEKIYDGWHDSEVYSLLL